One genomic region from Rothia dentocariosa ATCC 17931 encodes:
- the ilvN gene encoding acetolactate synthase small subunit: MSLHTLSVLVEDKPGVLSRVTGLFSRRMFNIQSLAVGPTEVPDVSRITIVADGEPETLEQLTKQLNKLIHVLKVVELAPETSTQRDHIMVKVKADAAARLQVVQAADLFRASVIDVSTESVVIEATGSPEKLNALLDVLEPYGVREIVRAGTIALSRGPRSMSERI; this comes from the coding sequence ATGAGCCTGCACACCCTATCCGTTTTAGTTGAAGACAAACCCGGTGTGCTCTCACGCGTGACCGGTTTGTTCTCTCGCCGCATGTTCAATATTCAGTCTTTGGCGGTGGGTCCCACTGAGGTTCCCGACGTTTCGCGCATCACAATTGTTGCTGATGGTGAGCCTGAGACTTTGGAACAGCTTACTAAGCAGCTCAACAAGCTGATCCATGTGCTTAAGGTGGTGGAGTTAGCCCCAGAGACTTCAACACAGCGTGATCACATCATGGTTAAGGTCAAGGCGGATGCCGCCGCTCGCCTGCAGGTTGTGCAGGCCGCTGACCTTTTCCGTGCTTCGGTTATTGATGTCTCTACCGAGTCCGTAGTGATTGAGGCAACCGGTTCTCCCGAAAAGCTTAACGCCTTGCTTGATGTTCTTGAACCTTACGGAGTGCGAGAGATCGTGCGTGCTGGGACCATTGCACTCTCTCGTGGTCCACGTTCCATGAGTGAACGTATCTAA
- a CDS encoding YwqG family protein translates to MSDIVEKATALVEELYAENPLPTIRIKPSEAAEPLPVTVSKFGGVPYLPAGVEAPTDSDGVPMGMVAQINCTELPENPIYPPTGMVQFWVSTNVCWGIDKEENHRVIYYPQLGEANPDAVATWEDHERDFWWPIKSECALEFTTPGREIFAPNDSINHPLLEKWNQAYPEQAITSLDDFDVYVEEIEDFTGSGNYSRLGGLPDFIQGDPRREEPENSDIRRRTVNLLTINSNIGVLWGDCGTANWVIAPDRLAARDFSQVFYEWSCS, encoded by the coding sequence GTGAGCGATATTGTTGAGAAAGCTACTGCCCTTGTTGAAGAGCTCTATGCTGAAAACCCATTACCCACTATTAGGATTAAGCCCTCTGAGGCTGCTGAGCCGCTGCCGGTGACCGTCTCGAAGTTCGGGGGAGTGCCGTATCTGCCCGCTGGGGTGGAGGCGCCCACCGACTCGGACGGGGTGCCGATGGGCATGGTTGCGCAAATCAACTGTACTGAACTACCTGAGAATCCCATTTATCCGCCTACCGGCATGGTGCAGTTCTGGGTGAGCACAAACGTATGTTGGGGGATAGATAAGGAAGAGAATCACCGTGTGATCTACTATCCTCAGCTGGGTGAAGCGAATCCGGATGCGGTAGCGACTTGGGAGGATCATGAGCGAGACTTCTGGTGGCCTATCAAAAGTGAGTGTGCACTCGAATTTACGACGCCTGGGCGGGAAATATTTGCCCCGAACGATTCGATAAATCACCCGCTGCTTGAGAAGTGGAACCAGGCATACCCGGAACAGGCTATTACGAGTCTTGATGACTTTGATGTATATGTGGAAGAAATTGAGGATTTTACTGGTTCAGGGAACTACTCAAGGCTTGGTGGGTTACCGGACTTTATACAGGGTGATCCACGCCGAGAAGAGCCTGAAAACTCTGATATCCGCAGGCGTACCGTGAACCTGTTAACGATAAACTCGAACATAGGCGTGCTCTGGGGTGATTGTGGTACAGCGAACTGGGTGATCGCCCCGGACCGGTTGGCAGCACGTGACTTCTCACAGGTCTTCTATGAGTGGTCATGCAGCTAG
- the metG gene encoding methionine--tRNA ligase, with protein sequence MSVTPFYITTAISYPNGNPHIGHAYETIAADVLARFKRLDGFDVRFMTGTDEHGQKMQTTAEKQGKTAKELADENSARFKAMNDALGISYDRFIRTTDPDHYEASQAIWKRMEENGDIYLDKYAGWYSVRDEAYYAEDETEERDGQRYAISTGTEVEWTEEESYFFRLSKYADKLLELYKNEGYVFPESRRNELISFVKGGLNDLSISRTTFDWGVPVPGNDKHVMYVWVDALTNYLTGLGYPNTDGELFTKYWPADLHLIGKDITRFHSIYWPAFLWSAGLELPKRVFGHGFLLVNGEKMSKSVGNVVDPADLVAAFGLDQVRFFLMREVSFGQDGSYSEESIINRINSDLANNLGNLAQRSLSMVAKNCDGRVPTPGEFTEADRKILAGASALYEPVRADYDEQAFHRALERIWTVLADTNAYFAEQEPWTLRKNGEFERMNTVLYVTLEVVRQVAILMQPVMPGSMEKLLDLLGVAEGEERLFAALPKNLTAGKELPAPTPVFPRYEAPKEA encoded by the coding sequence ATGAGTGTTACCCCCTTCTACATCACGACTGCGATTTCTTACCCCAACGGAAACCCCCACATCGGTCATGCCTATGAGACCATTGCCGCCGATGTGCTGGCACGTTTCAAGCGACTCGACGGTTTTGACGTGCGCTTTATGACGGGCACCGACGAACACGGGCAGAAGATGCAGACCACCGCTGAGAAACAGGGGAAAACCGCCAAAGAACTCGCCGATGAGAACTCCGCCCGTTTTAAAGCTATGAACGATGCTCTCGGTATTAGCTACGATCGCTTTATTCGCACTACGGATCCGGACCATTATGAGGCATCCCAAGCAATCTGGAAGCGTATGGAAGAGAACGGGGATATCTACCTCGATAAATATGCCGGATGGTACTCTGTGCGGGATGAAGCCTATTACGCCGAGGACGAGACCGAAGAACGCGACGGGCAGCGCTACGCCATTTCTACCGGAACGGAAGTCGAATGGACTGAGGAAGAATCTTATTTCTTCCGCCTCTCAAAGTACGCCGATAAACTTCTAGAACTCTATAAAAATGAAGGGTATGTTTTCCCTGAATCGCGTCGCAATGAGCTGATCTCATTCGTCAAGGGCGGTTTGAATGACCTTTCGATTTCACGCACCACCTTCGACTGGGGTGTCCCCGTGCCCGGCAACGATAAACATGTCATGTACGTGTGGGTGGATGCGCTGACTAACTACCTAACCGGGCTTGGCTACCCCAATACGGACGGGGAACTGTTCACGAAATATTGGCCCGCTGATCTGCACCTGATCGGTAAGGATATTACTCGATTCCACTCTATCTATTGGCCTGCCTTCCTCTGGTCTGCCGGTCTTGAGCTGCCCAAACGTGTTTTTGGGCATGGGTTCCTTCTGGTCAATGGCGAGAAAATGTCGAAGTCGGTGGGTAACGTGGTGGATCCCGCGGATCTTGTGGCAGCGTTCGGGCTGGATCAGGTCCGATTCTTCCTGATGCGCGAGGTCTCTTTCGGACAAGACGGCTCGTATTCCGAAGAATCCATTATCAACCGCATCAATTCTGATCTTGCGAATAACCTGGGTAATCTGGCGCAGCGTTCGCTCTCAATGGTTGCCAAGAACTGCGACGGTAGGGTACCGACCCCTGGAGAATTTACTGAGGCTGACCGCAAGATTCTGGCCGGTGCTTCCGCACTTTATGAACCGGTGCGGGCAGACTATGATGAGCAGGCGTTCCACCGTGCCCTAGAGCGCATCTGGACTGTGCTTGCCGATACGAATGCTTACTTTGCGGAACAGGAACCGTGGACTCTGCGCAAAAACGGCGAGTTTGAGCGCATGAATACCGTACTCTATGTGACTCTTGAGGTGGTCCGTCAGGTTGCCATTCTGATGCAGCCGGTGATGCCCGGTTCGATGGAGAAACTTCTTGACTTGCTGGGGGTAGCAGAAGGGGAGGAACGCCTTTTCGCTGCGCTCCCTAAGAACCTGACAGCTGGGAAGGAGCTTCCTGCACCGACACCGGTTTTCCCGCGATACGAAGCGCCAAAAGAGGCATAG
- the ilvC gene encoding ketol-acid reductoisomerase, with product MAATIFYNDDADLAPVQGRTVAIIGYGSQGHAHALNLRDSGVKVIVGLAEGSKSRAKAEAEGLRVATVAEAAAEADLIMILTPDQVQAQVYKESIEPNLKPGDALFFAHGFNIHFGYITVPEGVDVAMVAPKGPGHTVRREYEAGRGVPALVAVEKDPSGKALELALSYAKALGATRAGVIKTTFTEETESDLFGEQAVLCGSLSQLVQYGFEVLTEAGYQPEIAYFEVLHELKLIVDLMIEGGIAKQRWSISDTAEYGDYVSGPRVISPQVKENMKEVLADIQNGAFAKRFMDDQAAGAPEFKELRAKGESHPIEATGRKLRELFSWNTVDDDYTEGSVAR from the coding sequence ATGGCAGCAACCATTTTCTACAACGACGATGCAGACCTCGCCCCAGTCCAGGGACGTACCGTTGCGATTATCGGTTATGGTTCTCAGGGACATGCACACGCTCTGAACCTGCGTGATTCTGGAGTCAAGGTTATTGTTGGTCTGGCTGAGGGCTCCAAATCCCGCGCTAAGGCTGAAGCAGAAGGTCTGCGTGTAGCTACCGTTGCTGAAGCTGCAGCTGAAGCGGACCTCATCATGATTCTGACCCCGGACCAGGTACAGGCTCAGGTCTACAAAGAGAGCATTGAACCTAACCTGAAGCCCGGCGATGCTCTGTTCTTCGCACATGGCTTCAACATTCACTTCGGGTACATCACCGTTCCCGAAGGCGTGGACGTGGCTATGGTCGCTCCGAAGGGCCCCGGTCATACCGTGCGTCGTGAATATGAAGCAGGTCGTGGTGTGCCCGCTCTCGTTGCTGTCGAGAAGGACCCGTCCGGTAAGGCTCTGGAGCTTGCTCTGTCTTACGCTAAGGCACTCGGTGCAACCCGTGCAGGTGTTATCAAGACCACTTTCACCGAAGAAACCGAGTCTGACCTCTTTGGTGAGCAGGCAGTGCTGTGTGGTTCGCTTTCGCAGCTGGTTCAGTACGGTTTCGAGGTTCTTACCGAGGCAGGATACCAGCCTGAAATTGCATACTTCGAGGTTCTGCACGAACTCAAGCTCATCGTGGATCTGATGATTGAGGGCGGTATTGCTAAGCAGCGTTGGTCCATTTCCGACACCGCCGAGTACGGCGACTACGTCTCCGGTCCTCGCGTGATTTCTCCTCAGGTCAAGGAGAACATGAAGGAGGTTCTCGCCGATATCCAGAATGGCGCCTTCGCAAAGCGCTTCATGGACGATCAGGCCGCAGGCGCACCCGAGTTCAAGGAACTGCGTGCTAAGGGCGAGTCTCACCCGATTGAAGCTACCGGTCGCAAACTGCGCGAGCTGTTCTCGTGGAACACTGTTGACGATGACTATACCGAAGGTTCGGTGGCTCGCTAA
- a CDS encoding acetolactate synthase large subunit: MTTGFSINSAGSGQAEEKAPAAERMTGSQAIIRTLELLGVTDVFGLPGGAILPTYDPLMDSSKINHILVRHEQGAGHAAQGYATSTGKVGVCIATSGPGATNLITAIADANMDSVPLVAITGQVSTKLLGTDAFQEADVVGMTMPITKHSFMISDPQDIPRALSAAFHIASTGRPGPVLVDITKDAQVGMMEFNWPPKVEVRGYTPVTRGHSKQIREAAKLISESKRPVLYVGGGIIRSGASEELAKLAEITGAPVVTTLNARGAFPDSNPQNLGMPGMHGTVPAVFAMQKSDLLITLGARFDDRVTGKLDSFAPEAKVIHIDVDPAEISKIRFADVPIVGDLRYVLPELNELLSTEFANKLPNLGEWWVELDTIKNDYPLGYTKTDDGLGSPQHVLERLSALTGPDAFYVTGVGQHQMWGAHFIGQEKPRHFLSSAGLGTMGYCVPAAMGVKVANPDSVVWAIDGDGCFQMTNQELATCAQNNIPIKVAVVNNSSLGMVRQWQALFYDGRYSNTHLRTGHGTDRIPDFVKLGDAYGCATFRCERDEDVDEVIKQALAINDRPVVIDFTVSPDAMVWPMVPAGVSNDLIQIAKNTSPDFGREEGEN; this comes from the coding sequence ATGACCACGGGATTTTCGATTAACTCCGCGGGTAGTGGGCAGGCTGAAGAAAAAGCCCCTGCTGCCGAACGCATGACCGGCTCGCAAGCGATTATTCGTACACTCGAACTTTTGGGTGTTACCGATGTCTTCGGTCTGCCAGGTGGCGCAATTCTGCCCACCTACGACCCCTTGATGGATTCTTCCAAAATTAACCACATCCTCGTTCGTCATGAGCAGGGGGCAGGGCATGCGGCTCAAGGGTATGCAACTTCCACCGGCAAAGTCGGCGTGTGTATTGCAACATCAGGGCCGGGCGCCACAAACCTGATCACCGCGATCGCGGACGCCAATATGGACTCCGTTCCGCTGGTAGCTATCACCGGTCAGGTTTCCACCAAACTTCTGGGCACCGACGCCTTCCAAGAAGCGGATGTGGTGGGCATGACTATGCCGATTACCAAGCACTCCTTCATGATTTCTGATCCGCAGGATATTCCGCGTGCGCTCTCTGCCGCGTTCCATATCGCCTCCACCGGACGCCCCGGCCCCGTGCTCGTGGACATCACCAAGGACGCGCAGGTCGGTATGATGGAGTTCAACTGGCCCCCCAAGGTTGAGGTACGCGGGTACACTCCCGTAACCCGTGGTCACTCCAAGCAGATTCGTGAAGCGGCCAAGCTCATCAGTGAATCCAAACGTCCCGTACTGTACGTTGGCGGCGGTATTATCCGCTCCGGTGCATCCGAGGAGCTGGCAAAGCTCGCCGAAATTACCGGGGCTCCCGTGGTGACCACGTTGAACGCCCGTGGTGCTTTCCCAGACTCCAACCCGCAAAACCTGGGCATGCCTGGTATGCACGGCACCGTTCCCGCCGTGTTCGCTATGCAGAAATCCGATCTGCTGATTACTCTAGGGGCTCGTTTTGACGACCGCGTGACCGGTAAACTCGACTCTTTCGCCCCCGAAGCCAAGGTCATCCACATTGACGTAGACCCGGCAGAAATCTCCAAGATTCGCTTCGCAGACGTGCCGATCGTGGGTGATTTGCGCTATGTGCTCCCCGAACTCAACGAACTGCTCTCCACCGAGTTCGCCAATAAGTTGCCGAACTTAGGCGAGTGGTGGGTTGAACTTGATACCATCAAGAACGACTACCCCCTTGGGTACACCAAGACCGACGACGGCTTGGGATCCCCCCAGCACGTATTGGAGCGCCTGAGCGCCCTCACCGGTCCCGATGCTTTCTACGTGACCGGCGTGGGACAGCATCAAATGTGGGGCGCACATTTCATCGGCCAAGAGAAACCGCGGCATTTCCTCAGCTCAGCAGGACTCGGCACTATGGGATACTGCGTTCCCGCCGCTATGGGCGTGAAAGTTGCCAACCCAGACTCCGTTGTGTGGGCTATTGATGGTGACGGTTGTTTTCAGATGACCAACCAGGAACTTGCCACCTGCGCACAGAACAACATTCCCATCAAGGTTGCCGTGGTCAATAACTCCTCGCTGGGTATGGTGCGTCAGTGGCAGGCACTCTTCTACGATGGTCGATACTCCAACACCCATCTGCGCACCGGGCACGGAACCGACCGCATCCCTGACTTTGTGAAGCTTGGCGACGCCTATGGATGCGCCACTTTCCGCTGCGAGAGGGACGAAGACGTGGACGAGGTTATCAAACAAGCGCTCGCTATCAACGACCGTCCCGTGGTGATTGACTTTACCGTGAGCCCCGATGCCATGGTATGGCCGATGGTGCCCGCCGGTGTATCGAACGACCTCATCCAAATCGCTAAAAACACGTCACCCGATTTCGGTCGAGAAGAGGGAGAAAACTAA
- a CDS encoding ABC transporter substrate-binding protein, whose product MNHLSPTDASGISYSGISRRTALRLGSLLAAGYTLTACGDSAPDNGSGETRRIFRFAQGAAPYSLDPAFDPVSPTYRVTAQILETLVSADHYTGVPQEALASSWTISPDGLTYTFTLREGVSFSDGTPLTAEAVLRNVQRWQALATSPETAARCVPFQPLYGWGFGNIVHSNSPHAGKASQETSSSPSAAATQTPAAQEDTDTPKADTPKTDERTEQIPLRYAPLVSDVRVTDSKLVFTLVRPSQAFLRILTQPAFGIVSPEALTENHRIKEMPIGTGPFKISTPASQNTDIVLIRNDKFVSIKQEKIELDEIHFSTLNSSDKRYYALVDNKVDACDQVSGNDLGPLGREGFLYPLRDPFSLLYLGFNLAHPVLKDISVRRAIARAVDRGALIRYYLSGTSEALHLMPRLFRTSDDSLERLYKRDVDQAKSLLAASGYTGETIECYYPIDVSLPWIMSPQKVYSEMIGALLDIGLNIKPIPLNWSDYHTRATEINTTRGILLGGFYGTYRDPYAFLGPVLAPLLVAQWIDAMGLNPVSHDTPESKAHPTDSPIPSPSASAAPKDSSEAETSPTPSPSITPAKVEPAPTLEQIMSKIREADSATSLDEQREKYRSINHDLAAFMPAVPLLNVTSNIGINRRIIGYETEQSAIELFAKVRIS is encoded by the coding sequence GTGAATCATCTCTCCCCAACCGATGCCTCCGGTATCAGCTATAGCGGTATCAGCCGCCGCACTGCGCTGCGGTTAGGGTCTCTTCTGGCAGCGGGTTATACTTTGACGGCCTGCGGTGATTCGGCACCCGACAACGGTTCAGGAGAGACCCGCAGGATCTTTAGATTTGCTCAAGGCGCGGCACCTTACTCTCTTGATCCCGCCTTTGACCCGGTCTCTCCGACGTACCGTGTAACAGCACAGATTCTTGAAACTCTCGTGAGTGCCGACCATTACACGGGCGTTCCGCAGGAGGCGCTTGCCTCCTCGTGGACGATTAGCCCAGATGGTCTGACCTATACGTTTACGCTCCGGGAAGGGGTCTCATTTAGCGATGGCACTCCCCTTACGGCAGAAGCCGTACTGCGTAATGTACAGCGGTGGCAGGCGTTAGCAACATCCCCAGAAACGGCGGCTCGCTGCGTTCCCTTTCAGCCACTCTACGGCTGGGGTTTTGGTAATATTGTGCACTCCAACTCGCCACACGCAGGTAAAGCATCACAGGAGACAAGCTCTTCACCGTCTGCCGCCGCAACGCAAACCCCTGCGGCTCAGGAAGACACAGATACACCCAAGGCCGATACACCAAAGACTGATGAACGCACCGAGCAGATACCTTTACGTTATGCTCCCCTAGTTTCCGATGTGCGCGTCACCGACTCCAAACTTGTGTTTACGCTTGTACGTCCTTCACAAGCGTTCTTGCGGATTCTGACCCAACCAGCTTTCGGCATCGTTTCACCCGAGGCACTTACCGAGAACCACCGTATCAAAGAGATGCCCATCGGTACTGGGCCCTTTAAAATCTCAACGCCCGCTTCGCAAAATACCGATATCGTTCTCATACGCAACGATAAATTTGTGAGTATCAAGCAGGAAAAGATTGAACTCGACGAAATACATTTCTCGACTCTCAATTCTTCCGACAAGCGTTACTATGCTCTCGTAGACAATAAAGTTGATGCCTGCGATCAAGTAAGCGGCAATGACTTAGGGCCGCTGGGGCGTGAAGGGTTCCTGTACCCGCTGCGTGATCCCTTCTCGCTTCTTTATCTGGGGTTCAACCTTGCGCATCCGGTTCTTAAAGATATTTCGGTGCGCCGAGCTATCGCGCGAGCTGTCGATCGCGGTGCCCTCATCCGATATTACCTTTCTGGAACTTCTGAAGCACTGCACCTTATGCCTAGGCTTTTTCGTACCTCGGACGACTCTCTGGAACGTCTCTATAAGCGAGACGTTGACCAAGCAAAATCGTTGCTCGCGGCCTCAGGATATACAGGCGAAACCATCGAATGCTACTACCCTATTGATGTTTCGCTTCCGTGGATTATGTCGCCCCAAAAAGTCTACTCTGAGATGATCGGAGCTCTTCTCGATATTGGGCTCAATATTAAACCTATTCCGCTGAACTGGTCCGATTATCATACCCGCGCTACGGAAATAAATACTACTCGCGGCATTCTCCTCGGTGGTTTCTACGGAACCTATCGTGATCCTTACGCTTTTCTTGGGCCGGTTCTTGCGCCTCTTCTGGTGGCGCAGTGGATCGATGCTATGGGATTAAACCCCGTATCGCACGATACCCCCGAGTCGAAGGCGCATCCCACCGATTCTCCGATTCCATCACCGTCAGCAAGCGCTGCCCCGAAGGACAGTTCCGAAGCCGAGACATCACCTACCCCGTCTCCCAGCATTACTCCTGCAAAGGTAGAACCTGCGCCTACGCTGGAACAGATTATGAGTAAGATTCGCGAAGCCGATAGCGCCACTTCTTTAGACGAACAGCGTGAAAAATATCGTTCCATCAACCATGATTTAGCGGCATTTATGCCTGCGGTCCCACTTTTGAACGTTACGTCTAACATAGGTATTAATCGACGCATTATTGGCTACGAAACCGAACAAAGCGCTATCGAGCTCTTTGCTAAAGTGCGAATTTCCTAA
- a CDS encoding FtsX-like permease family protein, with translation MAATLNTVARANIRSSKKKYILTGIGIAISSFFISAVLMLTASLQATMDATIGDVYANSENMVVSAGVMDQDNQNSTAKFPMSNDTVKKIQESPEVSSSWILYTFSGTYGADKEKVAYGSAPPSKDLSPFDIEGNLPSTDTELLVAKSFAEKHNLKIGDKVTMPNIVTSATDKDSAKDTEYTLTATFNTGISDSQMSDNVFIGGTGLADTARQLAEEEGGIVSDPAKPMAPQAFIKLKNNTQDSRDALQKELNTGDKNTTPKVLSNTQMIDHLKKQFSTLFNSLNTILIAFAILALLVSSFVISNTFAVLVGQRVRELALLRTLGARGGSLVRMLLIESLIIGVFFSVIGSGLVYAVGGILNAMFSSFIVNFSPTAFIAGVLMCTAVTVLASLIPARTALSISPISAMSASTSQAVKKPSVLGGIFGVLSALAGVIIAIAAIGNKDGGSAISSVLLACLFLGIAVFLLTPWVLIPLVRFFGVALRGQTGKLALANSLRSPKRTVSTGRAVLVGTLVISAVLTSHSVMSASIAQEIDRISPISAYAPFGESTTTNGSASVTKAHEVADKIRGTKNVEAVSVGSAAGVIEYTAKPDNADSANLKDNVIALSNDDLHKVATGESGTNLKNDEVLVPQDIWDLGKFDNNTRLKVSGPLGEIELKPVKANTKEPFFVVSPETGAQVQNASDPQAASNQALPDDPAAQEALMKAAQENPALARSFAARGTATMVLVRASTPLSSSDNTELQGELAKANNGTDFQGGLQIRKNNDQMLTIMLSGALILLALAIVIAIIGVANTMTLSVNERRRENAMLRSLGLSRKQLRRMVSTEAVMITLGALAMGIVSGVGIGLVLSQVLVHATRESMAMAVVLPVSGLVLVLIVGIIAAFAASAIPAFRSARQSPVEGLSSH, from the coding sequence TTGGCTGCAACGCTTAATACGGTGGCGCGGGCAAATATCCGCTCCTCCAAGAAGAAATACATTCTCACGGGTATTGGTATCGCCATTTCATCGTTCTTCATCTCGGCGGTGCTGATGCTTACCGCATCGCTTCAGGCCACGATGGATGCGACTATCGGTGATGTCTACGCTAACTCCGAGAACATGGTGGTCTCTGCGGGTGTCATGGACCAGGATAATCAGAACTCAACCGCTAAGTTCCCGATGTCCAATGACACGGTTAAGAAGATTCAGGAATCTCCTGAGGTTAGCTCATCCTGGATTCTATACACTTTTTCCGGCACCTACGGAGCCGATAAGGAGAAGGTAGCATACGGTTCTGCGCCACCGTCAAAGGACCTTTCACCCTTTGATATTGAGGGGAATCTCCCGTCCACAGACACCGAACTCCTGGTCGCTAAGAGTTTCGCCGAGAAACACAACCTGAAAATTGGCGATAAGGTAACCATGCCCAATATCGTCACCTCAGCCACCGATAAGGATAGCGCGAAAGACACCGAGTACACCCTCACAGCTACCTTTAACACCGGTATCTCAGATTCACAGATGAGCGACAACGTTTTTATTGGTGGCACCGGTCTTGCGGATACCGCGCGTCAGCTTGCAGAGGAAGAGGGCGGGATCGTCTCAGACCCCGCTAAACCCATGGCGCCTCAGGCGTTCATTAAGCTCAAGAACAATACTCAGGACTCGCGTGACGCGCTGCAGAAAGAACTGAACACCGGTGATAAAAACACCACCCCCAAGGTGCTCTCTAACACGCAGATGATAGATCACCTTAAGAAACAGTTCTCAACGCTCTTCAACTCGCTGAATACCATTCTTATCGCCTTCGCAATTCTGGCTCTGTTGGTTTCTTCGTTCGTCATTTCGAACACCTTCGCGGTGCTGGTGGGGCAGCGTGTACGCGAACTCGCCCTGCTGCGTACTCTCGGTGCCCGCGGTGGTTCGCTGGTGCGGATGCTCCTCATAGAATCACTAATAATTGGGGTCTTCTTCTCAGTCATCGGTTCAGGACTGGTATACGCGGTCGGTGGCATTCTAAACGCGATGTTCAGCTCGTTCATCGTCAATTTCTCCCCCACGGCGTTTATTGCAGGCGTACTCATGTGCACCGCTGTGACCGTACTCGCTTCACTTATACCGGCGCGCACCGCACTGAGTATTTCCCCTATTAGTGCCATGAGCGCAAGCACAAGCCAGGCGGTCAAGAAACCTAGCGTTTTAGGAGGAATCTTCGGTGTTCTCTCCGCTCTTGCAGGCGTTATTATCGCTATCGCGGCTATAGGGAATAAAGACGGCGGATCCGCTATCTCTTCCGTACTGCTGGCATGCCTCTTCCTCGGCATAGCAGTCTTTCTTCTCACCCCGTGGGTTCTCATCCCTCTGGTTCGTTTTTTCGGCGTAGCTCTGCGCGGGCAAACGGGTAAACTGGCGTTAGCAAATTCCTTGCGCTCACCCAAACGCACGGTTTCCACTGGGCGAGCCGTGCTGGTAGGAACCTTGGTTATTTCCGCTGTTCTCACCAGCCACTCAGTGATGAGCGCCTCCATTGCCCAAGAGATTGATAGGATATCGCCGATTTCGGCATACGCTCCTTTCGGTGAATCTACCACAACTAACGGCAGCGCAAGCGTGACAAAGGCTCACGAAGTTGCTGATAAGATCAGGGGCACGAAGAATGTTGAGGCTGTCAGCGTCGGTTCGGCTGCGGGCGTTATCGAATACACAGCAAAACCCGATAACGCAGACTCCGCCAATCTCAAAGACAATGTAATCGCGCTTAGCAACGATGATCTGCACAAGGTAGCAACCGGAGAATCAGGTACCAATTTAAAGAATGATGAGGTACTCGTCCCCCAGGATATTTGGGATCTGGGTAAGTTCGATAACAACACTCGTCTTAAGGTCAGCGGCCCTCTTGGCGAGATTGAGCTCAAACCCGTCAAGGCAAACACTAAGGAACCATTCTTCGTGGTATCACCGGAAACCGGTGCCCAGGTACAGAATGCATCTGATCCGCAGGCCGCTAGTAATCAGGCATTGCCAGACGATCCCGCCGCCCAAGAAGCGCTCATGAAAGCGGCTCAGGAAAACCCCGCCTTGGCGCGTAGTTTCGCAGCACGCGGTACAGCAACCATGGTTCTGGTGCGGGCAAGCACTCCACTGTCATCAAGCGATAATACCGAGCTTCAAGGGGAGCTTGCCAAGGCAAACAACGGAACCGATTTTCAAGGTGGTCTTCAGATTCGCAAGAATAATGACCAAATGCTGACTATTATGCTCAGTGGTGCCTTGATCCTGCTGGCACTGGCTATTGTGATCGCCATTATCGGTGTGGCGAATACTATGACCCTATCGGTGAACGAACGTCGCAGGGAGAATGCGATGCTCCGCTCGCTGGGCCTGTCCCGCAAGCAGCTGCGGCGTATGGTTTCGACCGAGGCTGTCATGATTACTCTCGGCGCGTTGGCGATGGGTATCGTTTCGGGTGTGGGTATAGGCCTTGTACTTTCTCAAGTACTGGTACACGCTACTCGCGAGTCCATGGCGATGGCAGTAGTTCTACCTGTCAGCGGTCTGGTTCTCGTGCTCATCGTGGGTATCATCGCTGCGTTCGCGGCATCAGCTATCCCAGCCTTCCGGTCGGCGCGACAATCCCCGGTAGAGGGGCTGAGTTCCCACTAA
- the bcp gene encoding thioredoxin-dependent thiol peroxidase, which translates to MSTRLEPGTKAPSFTLEDYTGQQYSLADYAGHKVILYFYPKASTPGCTKEACDFRDNLASLKSLGYVVLGVSPDKPAALEKFTTKESLTFPLLSDADHAVALVYGAWGEKKNYGKVYEGLIRSTFVINEQGIIELAQYNVRATGHVAKLRRDLGIDPK; encoded by the coding sequence ATGAGCACCCGACTAGAACCAGGCACAAAAGCCCCAAGTTTTACCCTGGAAGATTATACCGGTCAGCAATATTCCCTAGCGGATTACGCAGGGCATAAGGTCATTCTCTACTTCTATCCCAAGGCATCAACACCCGGATGCACCAAAGAAGCTTGCGATTTTCGAGATAACCTTGCCTCTTTGAAATCGCTCGGATACGTTGTCTTAGGCGTTTCTCCCGACAAACCCGCAGCCCTAGAGAAGTTCACCACCAAAGAGTCTCTCACTTTCCCCCTTCTCTCCGATGCCGATCACGCTGTTGCGCTTGTCTATGGCGCATGGGGCGAGAAGAAAAACTATGGCAAAGTCTACGAAGGACTTATCCGATCTACATTCGTCATCAATGAGCAGGGCATCATAGAGCTGGCGCAATATAATGTACGCGCCACCGGCCATGTTGCTAAGCTACGCCGTGACCTTGGCATTGACCCCAAATAG